A window from Mauremys reevesii isolate NIE-2019 linkage group 9, ASM1616193v1, whole genome shotgun sequence encodes these proteins:
- the SFT2D3 gene encoding vesicle transport protein SFT2C, with protein MAELNRQLQEYLAQSKNASGPGPAAPSSSRPMPDAADAGGGTWLGRLSPFFSGRSSSSSSPAAGSWPWAAEPDPWLPGLSRWQRLVGSGLCLVLAALCFGLAALYAPLLLLRARKFALLWSLGSAFALGAAGFLRGPSRLLREPSRGTVLYLGALAGTLYAALGLRSTLLTALGAAAQLAAIAGCLLALLPGGPAGLRYLGGLLGGFVRRRVSKTLPV; from the coding sequence ATGGCGGAGCTGAACCGGCAGTTACAGGAGTACCTCGCTCAGTCTAAGAATGCCAGCGGCCCCGGCCCAGCGGCCCCGAGCTCCTCGCGGCCGATGCCGGATGCCGCTGACGCCGGAGGGGGGACGTGGCTGGGCCGGCTGAGCCCCTTCTTCTCaggccgctcctcctcctcctcgtccccGGCGGCCGGCTCGTGGCCCTGGGCGGCCGAGCCGGACCCCTGGCTGCCGGGGCTGTCGCGCTGGCAGCGGCTGGTGGGGAGCGGGCTGTGCCTGGTGCTGGCCGCGCTCTGCTTCGGCCTGGCCGCGCTCTAcgcgccgctgctgctgctccgcGCCCGCAAGTTCGCGCTGCTCTGGTCGCTGGGCTCGGCCTTTGCGCTGGGCGCCGCCGGCTTCCTGCGGGGGCCGAGCCGCCTCCTGCGGGAGCCCAGCCGCGGCACCGTGCTCTACCTCGGCGCCCTGGCCGGCACCCTGTATGCGGCGCTCGGCCTGCGCAGCACCCTGCTCACCGCGCTCGGGGCCGCCGCCCAACTCGCCGCCATCGCCGGCTGCCTGCTCGCCCTGCTGCCCGGGGGCCCCGCCGGCCTGCGCTACCTCGGCGGCCTCCTGGGCGGCTTCGTGCGCCGCCGCGTCTCCAAAACCCTGCCCGTGTGA